From a single Leclercia sp. AS011 genomic region:
- a CDS encoding LysR family transcriptional regulator: protein MLKDNFNDLLSFMVVARERSFTRAAAQLGVSQSALSHAMRNLEARLDMRLLTRTTRSVAPTEAGEQLFTRLSPHLLEIEQELTALRDMRDKPAGNIRITAGEHAMTAVLWPMLKPFMVQYPDIHVEVTVDNGLTDIVDGRFDAGVRLGEQVAKDMIAVRIAPDMRMAVVGSPDYLVRHGEPQTPEQLADHRCINMRLPTRGGLYAWEFTVQGREIRVRVDGQLTLNNLPQRLDAAEAGLGLAYVPEDTVQEAVSQGRLVRVLEAYCPAFDGYHLFYPSRRQHTTAFALLVDALRVLPSSNN, encoded by the coding sequence ATGCTGAAAGACAATTTTAACGACCTGCTGTCGTTTATGGTGGTCGCCCGGGAGCGCAGCTTTACCCGCGCCGCAGCGCAGCTGGGCGTATCGCAGTCCGCCCTCAGCCATGCCATGCGTAACCTTGAAGCCCGTCTCGATATGCGGCTCCTGACCCGCACCACCCGCAGCGTGGCCCCCACCGAGGCGGGAGAACAGCTGTTCACGCGCCTGAGCCCTCACCTACTGGAGATCGAGCAGGAGCTGACCGCCCTGCGCGATATGCGCGACAAACCGGCGGGCAATATCCGCATCACCGCCGGGGAACACGCGATGACCGCGGTGCTGTGGCCGATGCTGAAACCCTTTATGGTTCAGTATCCGGATATTCATGTGGAAGTGACGGTGGATAACGGCCTGACGGACATCGTCGACGGGCGATTTGATGCCGGGGTGCGCCTGGGCGAGCAGGTGGCAAAAGATATGATCGCGGTACGAATTGCCCCGGACATGCGGATGGCGGTGGTCGGTTCTCCGGACTATCTTGTCCGCCACGGTGAGCCACAAACCCCTGAGCAGCTGGCGGATCACCGCTGCATCAATATGCGGCTGCCGACGCGCGGCGGGCTGTATGCCTGGGAGTTCACCGTTCAGGGGCGAGAGATTCGCGTCCGGGTGGACGGTCAGTTAACCCTCAATAATCTGCCCCAGCGGCTGGACGCCGCCGAAGCCGGGCTGGGACTCGCTTATGTTCCGGAAGATACCGTGCAGGAGGCCGTCAGCCAGGGGCGGCTGGTGCGCGTGCTGGAGGCGTACTGCCCGGCGTTTGACGGCTATCATCTCTTCTACCCCAGCCGCCGCCAGCACACCACCGCCTTCGCCCTGCTGGTTGACGCCCTGCGCGTATTACCATCGAGCAATAATTAA
- a CDS encoding (R)-mandelonitrile lyase — MKIIRSGSLPSVRGPEAWFTGTVRIDAPFQATEPAKVGGATVTFEPGARTAWHTHPLGQTLIVTQGRGWLQEWGKAPEALNQGDIAWIPPGVKHWHGACAQTAMTHIAIAEAVNGSPVEWLEKVTDDQYPQP; from the coding sequence ATGAAAATTATCCGTAGTGGTTCATTACCATCCGTCCGTGGCCCTGAGGCCTGGTTCACCGGCACCGTGCGCATCGACGCCCCTTTCCAGGCCACCGAGCCGGCGAAAGTGGGCGGGGCGACCGTCACCTTTGAACCCGGCGCGCGCACCGCATGGCATACCCATCCGCTGGGCCAGACCCTGATCGTTACCCAGGGCCGGGGCTGGCTGCAGGAGTGGGGCAAAGCGCCCGAGGCGCTCAATCAGGGGGATATCGCGTGGATCCCGCCGGGAGTAAAACACTGGCACGGGGCCTGCGCGCAAACCGCGATGACCCATATCGCCATTGCGGAAGCGGTGAACGGCAGTCCGGTGGAGTGGCTGGAAAAGGTCACTGACGACCAGTATCCGCAGCCGTAA